From a region of the Odoribacter splanchnicus DSM 20712 genome:
- a CDS encoding efflux RND transporter periplasmic adaptor subunit, whose amino-acid sequence MNKNFKILGAVMLGFMSFSCNNNQGNNSSEATTPVWVEDVQLRNIEEYITTTGTAKAAKTIEIKSETNGAYYLQKNPKTGRPYQLGDIVEAGAVIIRLENKEYENNVQLESKKLQIQITEKEWEGQKILLEKGGATEKDVNNAENSYINAKLALENGYITLEKLSIKAPFKGVIVNLPYYTPGVEVASGSVMVGLMDYSKMYVETQFPENTLTKLRIGQQVHITNYNIKSDTLRGILTQLSPAINEETRTFSGYIEIDNPDLKLRPGMFAKADIVTVRKDSVISIPKDIIKNRRGGKLVYTVDRNSAEEKVIHTGISDDKYIEVEKGLKAGDKIVVKGYEWLRNRSKVKVMK is encoded by the coding sequence ATGAATAAGAATTTTAAAATCCTGGGAGCTGTTATGTTAGGATTCATGTCGTTTTCCTGTAATAACAATCAGGGAAATAACTCTTCTGAAGCCACTACCCCAGTATGGGTCGAGGACGTACAACTCAGAAACATTGAGGAATATATTACAACAACCGGAACAGCAAAGGCAGCTAAAACGATAGAAATAAAATCGGAAACCAACGGAGCTTACTACTTACAGAAAAATCCGAAAACCGGTCGTCCTTATCAGCTGGGTGACATCGTCGAAGCCGGAGCCGTCATCATCCGTCTGGAAAATAAGGAATATGAAAACAACGTGCAGTTGGAAAGTAAGAAATTACAAATCCAGATCACCGAGAAGGAATGGGAAGGTCAGAAAATCCTGCTCGAGAAAGGCGGAGCAACCGAAAAAGACGTAAACAACGCTGAAAACTCTTATATCAATGCGAAGTTAGCCTTGGAAAACGGTTATATCACTTTAGAAAAACTGAGTATCAAAGCTCCGTTCAAAGGAGTTATCGTCAATCTTCCCTACTATACTCCGGGGGTAGAAGTCGCTTCCGGTAGTGTGATGGTCGGCCTGATGGATTATAGTAAAATGTATGTAGAAACCCAATTCCCTGAAAACACATTGACCAAACTGAGAATCGGACAGCAAGTACATATCACCAATTACAATATCAAATCGGATACTTTAAGAGGCATACTGACTCAGTTATCTCCGGCCATCAACGAAGAAACCCGTACCTTCTCGGGGTATATCGAAATCGATAACCCGGATTTAAAACTTCGTCCGGGTATGTTCGCCAAAGCAGATATCGTCACAGTACGGAAAGACTCTGTCATCTCTATTCCCAAAGATATCATTAAAAACCGCCGGGGAGGTAAATTAGTATATACGGTCGACAGAAACAGTGCCGAAGAAAAAGTCATCCATACCGGTATCAGTGACGATAAATACATCGAAGTAGAAAAAGGACTCAAAGCCGGGGACAAGATCGTCGTGAAAGGTTACGAATGGTTACGTAACCGGAGCAAAGTAAAAGTGATGAAGTAA